The sequence below is a genomic window from Flavobacterium lipolyticum.
CAAGAATTAACAAACTGGAAGAATTAGTTAAACCAGAGCGTGTACAAATGGCAACTGTGGATATCGTTGATATCGCAGGTTTGGTAAAAGGTGCTAGTAAAGGAGAAGGTCTTGGAAACCAGTTTTTAGGAAACATTAGAGAGTGTAATGCTATTATTCACGTTTTACGCTGTTTTGATAACGATAACATCGTTCACGTTGATGGTAATGTAAACCCAATTCGTGATAAAGAAACGATTGATATTGAACTTCAGTTGAAAGATTTGGAAACAATCGAGAAACGTTTGGAGAAAGTAAAACGCGCCGCTAAAACCGGAAACAAAGAAGCTCAGACGGAAGAAGCTTTGTTAAACCGTATCAGAGAAGCGTTATTGCAGGCAAAATCTGCCAGAACTATTATTCCTCAAAGCAACGACGAAGAAGTTTTGATGGAAGGTTTTCAATTGATTACGGCTAAGCCGGTATTATACGTTTGTAATGTTGACGAAAGTTCAGCTGTAAACGGAAATAAATATGTAGATCAGGTTCGTGAATTGGTAAAAGACGAAGAAGCTGAAGTTATCATTCTTTCAGTAGGAGCAGAAGCGGATATTACAGAATTAGAAAGCTACGAAGAGCGTCAGGTTTTCCTTGAAGATATGGGATTGACTGAGCCGGGAGCTTCTGTACTAATTCGTGCAGCATACAAATTATTAAAACAACAAACTTATTTTACAGCAGGTGTAAAAGAAGTTCGTGCCTGGACCATCAATATTGGAGCTACAGCACCACAAGCTGCCGGAGTTATTCATACTGATTTTGAAAAAGGATTCATTCGTGCCGAGGTAATTTCATACGAAGATTACGTTCAGTACGGTTCTGAAGCAAAAGCAAAAGAAGCAGGTAAGTTCAAAGTTGAAGGAAAAGAATATATCGTAAAAGATGGTGATGTAATGCATTTCCGTTTCAACGTTTAATCTTTTTTAGAGAAGATAGAATAGAGAACAAAGAAGATAGACTAAAACTGCTGGAGCAATTCAGCAGTTTTTTTTATGCACAAAAGTTATTGTTAGTTGTATTTTGAGGTTGAAGAAAGCCATTGTCAGATTGTACGAAGTCGAAGCTTCGCATCGTTTTTTATTTCGAGTCTCGTTCCTCGAAATAAAAAAAAATGAACTTAAAAATCCGTTTAAATCCGCGCTTTCGCGTGCGCGAATCTGTATAGTCGGTTTGTAATTTGTAAGAAGCAAAAAAAATTGGCTCAAAAATTGGTTACAGAAAAATCAACCAATTATCAATCTAAAAATAACCAATCAAAATGCTAAAAAAATCTTTCAAATTTCTGGGCTGGACACTTTTCGGAATCTTTGCTTTTCTTGCTTTATATGTGACAGCTGTATTATTGATCTCCAGAATTACAGTTAACTCCACTATGGACAAAATTGACGAACAAAACGCAATCCCGATTTATATTCTTTCCAACGGAGTGCACACCGATATAGTGGTTCCGATCGTTAGTGAAGTCAAAGATTGGAGAAAGGAAATTCAGTTTGATCAGACAGAATCCAACGATACATTGGCAAAATTTGTAGCTTTTGGCTGGGGTGATAAAGGTTTTTATCTCGATACACCTGAATGGTCAGATTTAAAAGCCAGTACGGCTTTAAAAGCTATTTTTGGTGTAAGTTCGTCAGCCATGCATACCACATTTTTTAAGCAATTACGCGAAGGAGAAGATTGCAAACGTATTCTGGTTTCTAAAGAAAACTATCAAAAATTAGTAAACTATATTTCAGAGAGTTTTAATAATCCGGAGAATCCTGAATGGATTGAAGGCCATAGTTACGGGAAAAAGGATGCTTTTTATGAGGCTAAAGGAAGTTATAGTCTGTTTTATACGTGTAACACCTGGGCAAACTGCGCGTTAAAAGCGGCGAATCAAAAAGCGAGTTTATGGACGGTTTATGATAAAGGAATCTTTTGTCATTATAAGTAAAAATTAAAGATGTATTTTAAGAAATAATCTTTTGACAAAAGGATTGATAAAATAAAAAGGTACTTTTATGTTTTGGGATAAAGCTTGTTTAGTCCTGAAGAGATAATAATGATTATATAAAAGCTATTTGAAAAAGCTGTTTTTGAAATTAAACCATAACAAATATGAAAATTGTAGCCTTTGGAGGGAGTAACAGTCAGCATTCGATAAACAAACAGCTGGCGACTTATGCGGCAAGTTTATTCGACAATGGAACAGTTGAGGTTTTAGATCTTAATGATTTTGCCATGCCCTTGTTCAGTGTCGATTTAGAAAAAGAAATTGGTCAGCATGAGCTGGCAAAAACATTTTTGCAAAAGATTGAAAATGCAGATCTTTTGGTAATTTCTTTGGCAGAAAACAACGGGAATTACTCTGCAGCTTTCAAGAATTTGTTTGATTGGAGTTCGAGGATCATGAAAGAAATTTTTCAGCAAAAACCAATGCTTTTAATGGCTACTTCGCCGGGAGCAAGAGGAGGAGCTTCGGTTTTGGAAATCGCCAATAACGCTTTGCCAAGATACGGAGCACAAATTAAAGCTACTTTTTCATTGCCGGCATTTAATGCGAATTTTGACTTGGAGGAAAATAAAATCTCAAATGAAGAGTTAAATAGAGAATTAAAAGACATTATTAAGTCCAGTTTCTAATTTATGATCCCAAAAAAGATTGTCCTTGCTGTTTTCTTCCTGAGTTTCATCTTTCTGCCTCGTGTCAACGCGCAAAAGTACAATACGATTGATAATACGGTGTTAAAGTATCCTGCTAATTTTACTTCAGTAGAAAGTCTGGCAGAAAGAATACAAAAAGATTTTACTTCCGATTATGATAAAGCGAGGGCTATTTACAGCTGGATTGCTTTAAACATAAAATACGATTACAAAGCCTATCTGAATCCGCCAAAACCGCTTCGATTTACCTATATTAATGAAGCGGACAAACAAGCGAAAATTGCAGTTTTAAAGGAAAAAACATGGCAGAACACTTTCGAATCCCGAAAAGCGGTTTGTGAAGGTTTTACACTTTTGTATCAGGAATTGGCCTCTTTAACGGGGTTGAAATGTGAGGTGATCCGAGGAGATTCTAAACGAGCGTTGAGTGATATCGGACGTGAAAATTCGTTTTCCAATCATTCCTGGAATATGGTTCAGGTGGATGGAAAATGGATTTTGGTTGATGTAACCTGGGGGCAGGGATATTATGACAGTGGCAAAAAAGCGGCTGTTAGTCATTTTTCACCCGTTTATTTTGACACTGATCCCAAATACTTTTTTGCTAAGCATTTTCCGGATTCCGGAACTTATCTGGGGAAAAAATTAAACAAAGAGGATTTTCTGAACGGACCATTACTTTTTGATGCTGCAATAGAAGGAGATCATGAGATTTTGGCACCGGCTTCAGGAATTATTAAGGCTAATGAAGGAGACAAAATCCGGTTTAAAATAAAGAATATTGCAAAGACAGATCTTTTTTATTATTTGAAGAATGGAAAACCTGTCAGAATTGAAGACTCTAAAGCAGTAAATGGAGCTTTAGAATTTGAAGTCATTTATGATAAAAAAATAGGCTCGTATATTACTTTTTTTCTTGTTCGTGACGGTATAATGTCATTTAAGATACTTTCAAAGTAAAACGAAGCATGATCTTTGCTTAAAGAGCTTCCTTCTTTGGTTAAATTGGCGTATCTTAGCCATTACAGTTATAAAATTAATTTAACTGCCGGATTATGGAAACAACTTATTTGAAATCAATTTTAGACAATGATTTCTATAAATTTACAATGCAGCATGCTGTAATCAAACTTTTTCCAAAGGCTCAGGTTCGTTACGGCTTTATCAACAGAGGAAATCATTTTTTTCCGCCTGGATTTGGAGATTTACTTCGAAAATCGGTAGATGCAATGGGGGACCTGCGGTTGACAAAAGAAGAAAAACAATATTTGTGGCATCATTGTTCTTATCTGGATCCCACTTATTTTGATTTTTTGCAAGGCTATACCTTTGACCCGTCCGAGGTTCAGATTACTCAGACAGGTTCTGAGTTAAAAGTAACCGTTCAGGGCTATTGGTATCGCACTATTTTATGGGAAGTACCCCTGATGGGCTTGATTTCTGAGCTGTTTTATAAGACTGGTCAATCCATTCGACTGGATGATGAAGCTTTGAAAAGGATAACCAAAGACAAGATTGACAATTACAATAAAATAGGAGTTTCGATTTTAGAGTTTGGAACCCGACGACGTCATTCTTATGATGTACATGCCTTGGTGAATGAGACACTTCGAAAATTTGGTTCGAATAGTTTTATAGGAACTAGTAATGTTCATTTTGCAATGACTAACAATATGCGGCCGTTGGGTACTCATGCCCACGAATGGTTTATGTTTCATGCAGCCCAATACGGTTTTAAAATGGCTAATATGATGGGTTTGGGACATTGGACGCAGGTATACGATGGTGACCTCGGAATTGCTCTGACGGATACCTATACTACAGCGGTATTTTTTGAGCAATTTGATAAAAAGTACTCGAAACTTTTTGACGGAGTACGTCACGATAGCGGAGATCCTATTGAATTTGCAGAAAAAGTAATTTCGCATTATGCCCAAATGGGAATTGATCCGAAATCGAAAGTGATCGTTTTTTCGGATTCGTTGAATTACGAGAAGGTGAAAAGAATTGCAGATTTTTGTAAAGATAAAATCAAAATGTCATTTGGTGTCGGAACGAATTTTACCAACGATGCCGGTTTGCCTTCGATGAATATGGTGATAAAACTGACAGAAGTAAAGTTGAATAATGACCAGTGGCAAGGTGTTGTAAAACTTTCTGACGAAAAAAATAAAAATACCGGAACGCCTGAAATGATTGCTTTGGCAAAAGAAGTGCTGGGAATCAAATAGTATTTTTTACCAAAAAGCTGATTTTTTATATTTTTGGTTTGCGGATTATTTTAAAATCAATGTAAATAGGGT
It includes:
- the ychF gene encoding redox-regulated ATPase YchF, giving the protein MKAGIVGLPNVGKSTLFNCLSNAKAQSANFPFCTIEPNIGVVNVPDPRINKLEELVKPERVQMATVDIVDIAGLVKGASKGEGLGNQFLGNIRECNAIIHVLRCFDNDNIVHVDGNVNPIRDKETIDIELQLKDLETIEKRLEKVKRAAKTGNKEAQTEEALLNRIREALLQAKSARTIIPQSNDEEVLMEGFQLITAKPVLYVCNVDESSAVNGNKYVDQVRELVKDEEAEVIILSVGAEADITELESYEERQVFLEDMGLTEPGASVLIRAAYKLLKQQTYFTAGVKEVRAWTINIGATAPQAAGVIHTDFEKGFIRAEVISYEDYVQYGSEAKAKEAGKFKVEGKEYIVKDGDVMHFRFNV
- a CDS encoding TIGR02117 family protein, whose product is MLKKSFKFLGWTLFGIFAFLALYVTAVLLISRITVNSTMDKIDEQNAIPIYILSNGVHTDIVVPIVSEVKDWRKEIQFDQTESNDTLAKFVAFGWGDKGFYLDTPEWSDLKASTALKAIFGVSSSAMHTTFFKQLREGEDCKRILVSKENYQKLVNYISESFNNPENPEWIEGHSYGKKDAFYEAKGSYSLFYTCNTWANCALKAANQKASLWTVYDKGIFCHYK
- a CDS encoding NADPH-dependent FMN reductase, giving the protein MKIVAFGGSNSQHSINKQLATYAASLFDNGTVEVLDLNDFAMPLFSVDLEKEIGQHELAKTFLQKIENADLLVISLAENNGNYSAAFKNLFDWSSRIMKEIFQQKPMLLMATSPGARGGASVLEIANNALPRYGAQIKATFSLPAFNANFDLEENKISNEELNRELKDIIKSSF
- a CDS encoding transglutaminase domain-containing protein, which translates into the protein MIPKKIVLAVFFLSFIFLPRVNAQKYNTIDNTVLKYPANFTSVESLAERIQKDFTSDYDKARAIYSWIALNIKYDYKAYLNPPKPLRFTYINEADKQAKIAVLKEKTWQNTFESRKAVCEGFTLLYQELASLTGLKCEVIRGDSKRALSDIGRENSFSNHSWNMVQVDGKWILVDVTWGQGYYDSGKKAAVSHFSPVYFDTDPKYFFAKHFPDSGTYLGKKLNKEDFLNGPLLFDAAIEGDHEILAPASGIIKANEGDKIRFKIKNIAKTDLFYYLKNGKPVRIEDSKAVNGALEFEVIYDKKIGSYITFFLVRDGIMSFKILSK
- the pncB gene encoding nicotinate phosphoribosyltransferase, whose amino-acid sequence is METTYLKSILDNDFYKFTMQHAVIKLFPKAQVRYGFINRGNHFFPPGFGDLLRKSVDAMGDLRLTKEEKQYLWHHCSYLDPTYFDFLQGYTFDPSEVQITQTGSELKVTVQGYWYRTILWEVPLMGLISELFYKTGQSIRLDDEALKRITKDKIDNYNKIGVSILEFGTRRRHSYDVHALVNETLRKFGSNSFIGTSNVHFAMTNNMRPLGTHAHEWFMFHAAQYGFKMANMMGLGHWTQVYDGDLGIALTDTYTTAVFFEQFDKKYSKLFDGVRHDSGDPIEFAEKVISHYAQMGIDPKSKVIVFSDSLNYEKVKRIADFCKDKIKMSFGVGTNFTNDAGLPSMNMVIKLTEVKLNNDQWQGVVKLSDEKNKNTGTPEMIALAKEVLGIK